A genomic stretch from Candidatus Nitrotoga arctica includes:
- a CDS encoding symmetrical bis(5'-nucleosyl)-tetraphosphatase, with amino-acid sequence MATYAIGDIQGCYIELLRLLEQICFDPAIDRLWLVGDLVNRGPDSVNVLRLIKSLGDAAITVLGNHDLHLLAVAEGTAKLHRCDTLHDILDAPDRNELLTWLRAQRLLYVEGDFVLVHAGLLPSWTVAQAQQLAHEVEAVLASKHYQDFLVQMYGNHPDHWEDDLSGYKRLRVITNACTRLRVCTLRGEMEFKFKDEVHNVPEGYMPWFDVPGRASANATVVFGHWSALGLKVTPQIIALDTGCLWGGVLSAIRLEDRELFQVPCVSIPMAKPWQ; translated from the coding sequence ATGGCAACCTACGCGATAGGCGACATACAGGGATGTTACATCGAGCTTTTGCGATTACTGGAGCAAATATGCTTCGACCCCGCAATAGATAGGCTATGGTTGGTGGGTGATTTGGTTAATCGTGGGCCGGATTCGGTGAACGTACTGCGTTTGATAAAATCATTAGGAGATGCTGCCATCACCGTGCTGGGTAACCATGATTTACACTTGCTTGCGGTGGCTGAGGGCACTGCTAAATTACACCGCTGTGACACGCTGCATGACATTCTTGACGCGCCCGACCGGAACGAACTGCTGACGTGGTTACGTGCGCAGCGTCTGCTATATGTGGAGGGTGATTTCGTGCTGGTACATGCCGGATTGCTGCCGAGCTGGACGGTGGCCCAAGCACAGCAGCTGGCGCATGAAGTAGAAGCTGTATTAGCGAGTAAACACTACCAAGATTTTCTCGTACAGATGTATGGTAACCATCCTGACCATTGGGAAGATGACCTTAGCGGTTACAAGCGCCTGCGCGTTATTACTAATGCCTGCACGCGCCTACGTGTTTGCACCCTAAGAGGTGAAATGGAATTTAAATTTAAGGATGAGGTGCACAATGTGCCTGAGGGATACATGCCGTGGTTTGATGTGCCAGGGCGTGCCAGCGCCAATGCTACAGTCGTTTTCGGACATTGGTCGGCATTGGGGTTGAAAGTTACCCCTCAAATTATTGCGCTCGACACCGGTTGTTTGTGGGGTGGCGTTCTTTCTGCCATTCGTCTAGAAGATCGCGAACTGTTCCAAGTGCCATGTGTATCCATACCGATGGCAAAGCCGTGGCAGTAA
- a CDS encoding hemolysin family protein has protein sequence MLSNNLMDILFLITLILLNGIFAMSEIALVTARHVRLARLAADGDTSAEVAMSLGENPTRFLSAIQIGITSIGILNGIVGEAVFAAPFAAWLQTLGVDQRPSELGATALVVVVITYLSIVIGELVPKRIAQFNPEGIARLVARPIHILALITHPFVRLLSISTDALLRMMGKSQQAEPGVTEEEIHAMLEEGSEAGIIEQHEHDMVRNVFRLDERQVGSLMIPRADIVYLDINQPLEANLLRMAESDHSRFPVCRGGLGDLLGVATIKQLFNQTFNGGHPDLTAQLHQCVFVTESLTGLELLAQFQGSDTHMVFVIDEYGEVQGLVTLQDVLEAVTGEFRPPDIEDRWAVQREDGSWLLDGMIPVPELKDQLELKSVPEEDKGRYHTLSGMVMWLLGRLPKVTDVVMWEQWRLEVVDLDGKRIDKVLASRLSEPVQVSGVSEAPQTERLD, from the coding sequence ATGCTGTCGAATAATCTCATGGATATATTGTTCCTGATAACGCTGATTTTGCTAAATGGCATTTTCGCCATGTCGGAGATAGCCCTCGTGACTGCCCGACACGTCCGTCTAGCGCGTCTGGCGGCAGATGGCGACACCTCGGCAGAAGTGGCGATGAGTCTGGGCGAGAATCCAACACGTTTCCTGTCCGCTATCCAGATTGGAATCACGTCAATCGGTATTCTGAACGGTATCGTCGGCGAGGCGGTATTTGCTGCCCCCTTCGCAGCATGGCTGCAAACGCTGGGTGTTGATCAACGCCCAAGCGAGTTAGGTGCAACCGCCTTGGTAGTCGTGGTGATTACCTATCTCTCCATTGTTATCGGTGAACTTGTACCCAAACGCATCGCTCAATTTAACCCGGAAGGAATTGCGCGCCTAGTGGCAAGACCTATACATATCTTGGCATTAATTACGCATCCGTTCGTGCGATTGCTGTCGATATCCACTGATGCTCTCTTGAGAATGATGGGAAAAAGCCAGCAAGCGGAGCCTGGCGTAACGGAAGAGGAAATTCATGCGATGCTGGAAGAAGGTTCCGAAGCCGGGATCATTGAGCAGCACGAACATGACATGGTTCGCAACGTCTTTCGTTTGGATGAACGCCAAGTTGGATCACTTATGATCCCCCGAGCGGATATCGTATATCTGGATATCAACCAGCCACTTGAGGCCAACCTCTTACGCATGGCAGAATCAGATCATTCACGCTTTCCGGTTTGCCGGGGTGGCTTGGGTGACCTGCTTGGAGTGGCTACCATTAAGCAACTGTTCAATCAGACCTTTAATGGCGGACATCCCGATCTGACTGCACAGTTGCATCAATGTGTTTTTGTGACCGAATCGTTGACCGGATTGGAACTTCTGGCACAATTCCAAGGATCAGATACCCACATGGTTTTCGTCATAGATGAGTATGGTGAGGTTCAGGGTTTGGTCACCCTTCAAGATGTATTGGAGGCGGTTACCGGCGAGTTTAGACCGCCTGACATTGAGGACCGCTGGGCGGTACAGCGTGAAGACGGTTCGTGGTTACTGGACGGAATGATTCCAGTGCCCGAGTTGAAGGATCAATTAGAGTTGAAATCTGTCCCTGAAGAAGACAAGGGTCGATACCATACACTTAGCGGAATGGTGATGTGGTTGCTTGGGCGGCTACCTAAGGTCACTGACGTCGTGATGTGGGAACAATGGCGGCTGGAGGTTGTTGATCTGGACGGTAAACGGATCGACAAGGTACTCGCAAGCCGTTTGTCAGAACCAGTCCAGGTTTCGGGCGTTAGCGAAGCCCCTCAGACAGAGCGATTGGATTAA